A window of Syntrophales bacterium genomic DNA:
CGGAGGAGCGGTCCTGGACGCCCGGGCGGGAGACCTGGGAAGCCGTCAAGGATCACTCGAAGGAGAAACCGGCGACGCTGACCGTAACCAGCCTCCCGGACCGCCGATCGGGAGACGTTCTGTCCGGGCACACCGTTTCCATCGGCACGTCCAGAGATCCCCTGGGCGACTCCGTCCTCTTCCGCCAGATTCCCCTTCCGTTTGCCGTTGCCAGCAAGAGCTTCGAGAAGACCCGGTGGCGCCTGGGCGACATCTCCTCGTACGGAAAACCAGCCACCGTCATGACGGGCATCTCCGTGTGCGCCAGCTGCCACGCCGTCTCATCCGACGGGAAGTGGATCAGCATGGAGTACAACTACGGCGACGACAACGGAGCCCAGTTCATCACGCCGGTCCGGAAGGACATCGTTCTCACGAAAAAGGACTTCTTCACCTGGAGCGACTTTCCGAGGTCCGGCGTTCTCCCGCCGACGCGGGGGCTGTACGGGCGGATGTCCCCGACGGGCCGGTACGCCGCCGCGTCGGTGAACGAGATCTCCTACGCCGCCGTGATGGACGACCTGGACTACTCGCAGCTCTTCTTTCCGACCTTCGGCGTGATCGCGGTTTACGACTCGAAGGACGGCTCCATCAGGCTGCTCCCCGGCGCCAGCGACTATGATTACGTCCAGGCCAACCCGGCCTGGAGCCCCGACGAAAAATACCTTCTCTTCTGCCGGGCCAGGACCAAAAACGAGGTGCACGCGAACATCCTGAAGGTGACGACGGTCTTCGAGAAGAGAAGCATCCACGAACTGAACAAGCTCTACAACATTCAGTACGACCTTTACCGTGTCCCCTTCGATGGAGGGCGCGGAGGGGTGGCCGTGCCCCTGAAAGGGGCGTCGGAAAACGGCATGAGCAACTACTTTCCCCGCTATTCGCCCGACGGGAAGTGGGTCGTGTACACCCGGAGCCGTTCGGGGAGCATGCTCCAGCCGGACAGCGAGCTCTGGATCGTTCCCGCCAGGGGAGGGGAGGCGAGACGGATGAAGTGCAACCGGAAGACATTCAACTCCTGGCACAGCTGGTCGTCAAGCGGCCGCTGGCTTCTGTTCAGCTCCAAGGCGAACGGACCCTACACGGAGATTTTTGTCACCCACGTGGACGGGGAGGGGAACGATACGCCGCCGGTACTCCTGGCGCGGTTCAGCGACACCGGCTATGCGGCGAACGTCCCAGAGTTCGTTCCCATTCGTGCCGACGCGATCCGCAGCATCCGGGTTCTGGGTCCCTGATCGGTTGACATCCCCGGGAAATCCTGCTATGAGACCGACGCTTCTTAAATGGTTGTTTTCAGGAAGATTGCTCGCTTAATCCCATCCCCAAGGAGGAGATCATGAAACGCATTGCACTGTTTGCGGTCGGGTTGCTGCTGTTGACTTCCACCGCCATGGCCGCCGGTCCCGTGAAGATCGGCCTCATGGCGCCTCTCACCGGTCCCTGGGCCAGCGAGGGGAAGGAGATGAGGCAGGTCCTGGAGATGCTGAGCGCGGACCTGAACGCCAAGGGCGGGCTCCTGGGACAGAAGGTCGAGGTCATTGCCGAGGATGATGGCGGGGATCCGAAAACGGCGGCCCTGGCAGCGCAGCGCCTGACCACGAAGGGCGTGGCGGCGGTGATCGGGACGTACGGCTCCTCCGTCACGGAGGCATCCCAGAACATCTACAACGAATCGAAGATCATCCAGATCGCCAACGGGTCCACGGCGGTCCGCCTGAGCGAAAAGGGGCTGAGGTACTTCTTCCGCACCTGCCCGCGGGACGACGAGCAGGGACGGGTGGCTGCCCAGGCCATCCAGAAGATGAAGGCGAAGAACGTGGCGATCCTGCATGACAACACCACTTACGCCAAGGGCCTGGCGGCGGAGACGAAGGCCCTCCTGAAGGGCGTCAACGTCGTCTTCTACGACGCCCTGACTCCGGGCGAGCGGGACTACACGGCGATCCTGACGAAACTGAAAGCGGCCAGGCCCGACGTCGTATTCTTCACGGGCTACTATCCCGAGGCGGGGCTCCTCCTCCGGCAGAAAATGCAGATGAAGTGGAACGTCCCCTTCATCGGCGGGGACGCCCAGAACAACCCCGACCTGATCAAGATAGCCGGCAAGGAGGCCGCCAATGGCTTCTACTTCCTCAGCACGCCGCTTCCCAAGGACCTGCCGACGAAGGAATCGAAGGCCTTCGTGGATGCATACAAGAAGAAATACCGGGAGGCCCCGAGCTCCATCTATGCGCTCTTGGCCGGGGACGGATTCCGCGTGATCACGGCGGCCATCAAGGAGAAGAAGTCCGTCGATCCGGATGTGCTGGTGGCCTTCCTGAAGAAGGGCTTCAAGGACGACCGCGGCCTGACCGGGCGGATCGCGTTCAACGCGAAGGGCGACCGGGTGGGCGAGCTGTACAGGGTCTACAGGGTCGACGCGAAGGGGAACTTTGTCCTGCAGAAGTAACGGTCCGGGTGCTGGAACCGGCCGGATTCCAGCGGCCGGCGGACCGGACTGGATGAAGGGGGCGGAAAGGGGCGTTTCCTTTTCCGGTGTTATTCCATAGAGAAGGAGGGGTTCGGAGGGGCTGCGGTTGGAGCCGCGAGGAACCCCTTTTGCACGTCTGGTTCAGACGGCACAACGTGAAGTGCGCAGATGCCGCCGCCTTCCCGCGGGCGAGGCGGCGGTTGCGGGAACGGATCCGTCGTGGAGGAGTTTTTTCAGCAGTTTGCCAACGGGCTCGCCGTGGGCGGGATCTATGCCCTGATCGCCCTGGGCTACACCATGGTGTACGGGGTACTCAAACTCATCAATTTCGCCCATGGGGACCTGTTCACCATCGGCGCCTACCTGGGGCTGACCGTTCTGGCCGCTCTGGGACTGACCGAATTCTACGGTGCCGTCATCGGCGTCCTCCTGGTGGCGGTCATGATCATGGGAATGCTGGCGGCCATCGGTGCGGTCCTGGACCGGGCGGCCTATCGCCCCCTGCGGGAATCGCCCCGCCTCTCGGCGGTGGTATCCGCCCTCGGGGCCTCCATCTTTCTCCAGAACCTGGTGATGCTCATCTACGGGGCCAGGTTCCAGGTCTATCCGCTGGATCTCCTGCCGTCCACCGCCGTCTCCCTGTTCCAGGTGGACATCCCCGTCGTGAAGATCATCGTCCTGGCGGCGTCAATCATTCTAATGGCGGTCCTTTATCTCTTCGTCCAGCGGACCCGGATCGGGACGGCCATCCGGGCGGCCGCCATCGACCAGGGAGCGGCGAGGCTCATGGGGATCGACGTGAACCGGGTCATCCTGATCGTGTTCCTCATCGGACCCGCCCTGGGCGGCGTGGCGGGCCTGATGGTGGGACTCCTCTACGGACAGATCAACTTCACCATGGGATGGACGTACGGCCTCAAGGCCTTCACCGCGGCGATCCTGGGCGGGATCGGCAACATTCCCGGGGCCATGGTGGGAGGCCTTCTCCTGGGAGTCATCGAGGCCCTCGGCGCCGCCTATATCTCCATCGCCTGGAAGGACGCCATTGCCTTCTGCGTCCTCATCGCGATCCTCATCGTCCGACCCACTGGACTCTTGGGTGAACGGGTGGCGGAAAAGATCTGAGAGCCCGGGGGTAAAGGACGCATGAAAAACAACAGAAACGCCATCCTTTTCTTCCTGTCGGCGGCCGTCCTGGCGGTGCTCCCTCCGTTCCTGAACGCCTACTGGGTGGATGTCCTCAACGCGATCGGAGTCTATGCCATCCTGGGACTCAGCCTTAACCTGATCGTGGGCCACGCGGGGCTGTTCAACCTGGGCCATGCAGCCTTCTTCGCCATCGGGGCCTACACGGCAGCCATCCTCAACACGACCTTCGGAATTCCCATCCTGTGGCTCCTCCCGGTTTCCGCCCTGGCCGCCGGCCTTTTCGCCGCAGTGGTGGCCCGTCCCATCGTCCATCTCCGGGGCGATTACCTTTGCATCGTCACGATCGGCGTAGGCGAGATCGTCCGCATCGCCCTGGTCAACGACGTGTTCGGGATCACCGGCGGGGCCAACGGAATTTTCGGAATTTCCCGGCCGTCGGTGTTCGGGCTCGTCATCCGGACGCCCCATGAATTTTTCTACCTCATCGGGTTCTTCCTGATGGTCACCATCGTCCTGTTCCACTTCCTGGAAAACTCCCGCTTCGGCCGAGCCCTGAACTATCTCCGGGAGGACGAGGTGGCCGCCGAGGGGAGCGGCATTCCGACGGCCCGCTACAAGCTCGGTGTTTTTGCCCTCGGGGCAGCATGGGCGGGAATGGCGGGGCTGATCTTCGCCTCCAAGATGACCATCATCGCCCCCGAGTCCTTCAGCTTCTGGGAATCGGTCCTGATGTTCACCCTGATCATCCTGGGAGGGGCGGGAAGCATCCCCGGCGTGCTCCTGGGCGCCGCCCTCATCGTCGGGATCCCGGAAGTCTTCCGTGACCTTGCCAATGCCAGGATGCTCGTGTTCGGCGCCGCCATGGTGGCGATGATGATCTTCCGGACGGAGGGAATCATCCCCCAGAAGCCCCGGGTCTACCGGCTGGAAGGAATTTCCGGGGAGGAACGGCCGTGACCCCTCTGCTCTCGCTCCAGGATCTCACCAAATCCTTCGGCGGCCTCACGGCGGTGAACCGCGTCACCTTCGACGTGGAGGGGGGAAGCATCGTCGGGCTGATCGGCCCCAACGGCGCCGGCAAGACGACCGTCTTCAACCTGATCACGGGCAACTACAAGCCCGATGCGGGCCGGATCCTCTTCGAGGGAAAACCCATCGGCGGCCTGCTCACCTCGAAGATCGTGACCCTGGGAATTGCCCGGACGTTTCAGACGATCCGGCTGTTCCAGAGCTTGTCCGTTCTGGAGAACGTCCTGGCGGGCTGTCACTGCCGCATGCGGGCCGGATTTCTCTCGTCCATGCTCCGGACGCCCTCGCAGAGGCGGGAGGAACGCGAAGCGGTGGCAAAGGCCGTGCGGGAATTGTCTTTTGTGGGTCTCCACGAGCAGGTGAACCAGCTCTCCCGGAACCTGTCCTACGGGAACCAGCGTCTACTGGAAATTGCCCGCGCCCTGGCGACGGAGCCCCGCTTCCTGATCCTGGACGAGCCGGCGGGGGGAATGAACGAGCAGGAGACTGCCCAGCTGGCGGGACTGATTGGGCGGATCCGCGACCGCGGGGTCACGGTGCTCCTCATCGAGCACGACATGTCCCTCGTGATGAAGGCCTGCGAGAAGGTCGTGGTGCTGGAAAACGGGGAAATGATCGCCGAGGGCACGCCGGAGCAGATCAAGGAAGACCCGAAAGTCATCGAGGCCTACCTCGGGGTCGAGGGGGACTGAAATCCTGCAATGCTGAAGGCATTCACACCGGGAATACCTGAAAAACAGATCTTTCGCTTCTTCAGCGATTCACCAGGAGCAGATTGACATCCCGGCTGCTTTCCTTGAGCAGATGGCGCAGGACGGCCTTGTGGGCGGCGAAATCGTAATTCAGGAAGGCGTCCCGGACCTCTTCCGTCTCTCCGAGAAATCGGATTGCGACATGAAACCCCTGCTCCTGCTCGATGGAGCGGAGGACTTCCCCGTAAAGCGTGAGCAGGACATGGGGCTGTCCATAGAGGAGCAGCTTCAGCTCTAGAATTTCGCCCGGTTCGAACGCCTCGAGGGAGGAAAAGCGCATCCCGTTGGCGCTCAGGTTCAGAACCCGGAATGAAAGGGCTATGAATCCCTTTCTCTCGGGAATCAGTAGACTCAGGATGGCCGACAGCTTGTTGTCCAGGCGGGAGAGGACCTCGGAGAGGGACGCGCTGTCCAGGGAGGGGGGAGTCGTGAAGTCCACGATGATGGCCCCTTTTTCCACCTTCGAAACGAGTTCGTCGGCGGATGTCGCCGCAACGCGGAATGTCGCCATGGGCTGGTACGTATTAACCCTGGAATACCGGCGCAGATTCTTTTCTTTTTTTGAAGGTTTTCTTTTCAAGAGCATAACCCCCTGTTGTAACCGTGCATTTCATCCACCAGACCGGGATTGGGGCGGTCGGCGGGGAACCGGTCATCGTTTCTCGAATTCCTTGATGAGTTCCTCAATGGAGGCTTCTTCTTCGATACTTACCAGGTTTTCCAGGCCGCCCACGTCATGACCGCGCCGTGATGCAACGGCAGGTCCCTGCACGACCTCGAACGTGTCCGGGGCCGAGGCTGCCTCCGGAATGCGCAGAGGGGCCTCTGCGAACCCTCCCTTGCTCAACAGGGCTGAACGATACATGGGCTCCTGGGCCTCTTCTTCCGAAGGGCGGAAGCTTTCCGACGGGGAGACGAAATTGCGTCGCGTCGAGAGAAATTCTTCCATGTAGCGGTCCGACGAGAACATGCCGCTTCCTTTCCCTGTCTGGAGGAAGCCTTCGATCTGATGCAGCTTGTTGTCCCGGATGACCGTTTTGACCGGTGAGGTTCCTCTCAGGATGGAAAGGAGGGGAACCCGGAAATCAATTCCCTTGACGGATACGAGCTGTTGCACGATGAGCCAGGAAATGACGGAGGCAAGCTGAACCCGGATGGCATCCTGGGCGTCCGGAGGAAAAGAGTTCAGGAGCCGGTAGATTGCCTCTTCCACGCTGGAGGCGTGCAGGGTTCCAATAACCAGGTGGCCGGACTCGGCTGCGTTGAGGGTCAGGCGCATCGTCTCGGGATCCCGGAGCTCGCCGACCACGATCACGTCCGGGTCTTCGCGCAGGATGTCGACGAGTCCCTGGTCGAAAGACGGCATGTCCACGCCGAGCTCCCTCTGCTGGATGATGCATTTCTTGGAGCGGAATCGATACTCGATGGGGTGCTCCAGGGTAATGATGTGTCCCAGCCGGTTGAAATTGATTTCATCGATGATGGCGGCAATCGTGGCCGTCTTTCCCACGCCTGTGGCCCCGCAGATCAGGACGAGACCGGCGTCCGCCTGGCTGATTTCATGGAGACAGGGATGCAGATTCAGTTTGTCGATCGTAGGAGGATTGCCCGGCAGGACACGGATGGCCATGCTCAGCCCGCGGCTGGTGCTGAATGCGTTGATGCGTAAGCGGGCGCGGGCGACGCTGACGCCGAAGTCCACGGAAAAGCGCTCCTGCAGGGTCTGGAACTGTTCCGGGGAGATAAGCTTCCGGACGAGCACGTCGATTTCCCTGGCGCTCCAGGGACTGGCGCCATGGAAATAGATGCGTCCGTGTTTCCGGAAGGCCACCCGGTGGCCGGGAATGATATGAACGTCGGACGTCCTTTCCTGGATTGCCTGTTGAATCGTTTCTTCGAAACGCTTCATGATGTCCCCCCAACAGACGTGTTAAATATGCGTAAGATAAAAGAACCGAAGGCTGAGCCGGGACACCTGCCTTGCCATTCCCGGGGTATCGTCGCGTGCTCCATGGCTTCTATGAAATAGCAGCAAAGTAATTACAAAACGTTCTGGTAAATGCAAGGGGAAATGTTTTGGATTGTTGGATATTGCTGGTTTAGAGAAACGATCGATCGGGTCAGGAAGCAAGATTTCCCGTTGACTTCACCGGACCGAATATTTATGGATGCAGCCGTGCCGTTCATGACACGGCGGCGAGGAGCAAGATGTCGGAGATCCTGGGAATCAAGAACCTTCATGTTTCCTACGGGAATGTGGAAGTCCTGCATGGAATCGATCTGTCCGTAGAGGAGGGAGAGATCGTATCACTCCTGGGCGCCAACGGAGCCGGGAAATCGACGACCCTCCTGGCAGTCAGCGGGCTTGTCCGTTCGTCCGAAGGGACGATCTCTCTGGATCGGGATCCCATCCACCGCCTTCCCGCCCACGAGGTTGTCAAACGCGGGGTTACCCAGGCACCGGAGGGCAGGCGGATCTTCGGAACCTTGACGGTGGACGAAAACCTGACCCTGGGCGGCTTTGTCCGTTCGGATGCCAAGGGGATCGAAAAGACCCGCGACTGGGTCTACCGGTTGTTTCCCGTGCTGAGCGAGCGGCGTGAGCAGCTCGGCGGGACGCTGTCCGGGGGCGAGCAGCAGATGCTCACCATCGGCCGGGCTCTCATGGCCAGGCCCAGGATTCTTCTCCTCGACGAGCCTTCGCTCGGCCTGGCGCCGCTTCTCGTCCAGACCATCTTTCAGACCATCCGGGAAATCAACCGGGCCGGCCTGACGGTTCTCCTGGTCGAGCAGAACGCGCGGGCGGCCCTGAAGCTGGCGAATCGGGGATATGTCATGGAACTGGGCCGCATCGTTCTGGAGGATTCGGCAGCGAACCTGCTTGCGAACCCGGACGTCCAGAGGGCCTACCTCGGGGGGAGCCACAACTGACGGCGTTGCTGGGGAAGGCAGTCATGCGTTCCCAACAAGCGTGAAACGGCGACGAATGGATTTTCGCCTGTACGGATTCCTTAGCGATGGGAAACCGGCGGCCGGTGTGGGGAGAGGAGGGGCGCCATGGACGATATCCGCTCCGAGTTGAAGATTGCCCTCTACCGGAAGGGAGCGGCTCTCCTTGGATTTGCAGACCTCCGGGATCTTCCACCCGATTGCAGGATGAACCTGCCCGTCGGGCTTTCCATTGCCGTTGCCCTCGATCCGGTTATTGTTGCCGGCATCGGGGAGGGGCCGAATGCGGCCTATTTCGACGAGTACGGGCGGTTGAACCGGCTTCTGGCGGAACTCGGCCGGATGGCCGCGGAAATCATCGCGGACCGGGGATGGAAAGCCGTTTCCGTGGAGCCGACGCGGGAGGTCTTCTCCTCCGATTTCCGGACGCCTCTCCCCCATAAAACGGTGGCCACCCGGGCCGGGTTGGGCTGGATCGGCCGCAACGCCCTCCTGATCACGGAACCTTATGGCTCCGCTGTCCGCCTGATGACGGTTTTGACGGATGCCCCCTTCACGACATCCCCTCCGGTGGAGGTGTCCCGGTGCGGGACCTGCAGGCTGTGCGTGGACAAATGTCCCGGGCGGGCGCCGCGGGGGGAGGAATGGAGCGTGGGAACGGACAGGGACGAGATTCTGGACGTTTATGCCTGCCACGCCACCGCCCGGAATCTCTCGGAACAGGCGGGCATCGCCGCCACGACGATCTGCGGTATCTGCATCGCGTGCTGTCCCTGGACGAAGCGTTATCTGAGGCAGAGCCTCCGATCCGACCGTCCGAGTCAGGGGATCCGGACACTTACGGATTGACGTTGGCGAACCACACGAAGCGGCCGTCCTGGATCTTCATGATGACAGCGCTCTTGATCGGATCGCCGGAGCCTTCGCGGAATTCCATCACTCCCGTAACCCCTTCGTACCGGGGGATTCTCGCCAGCGCATCCCGGACGGCCTGTCTGTCGAGCCTTCCCCCCGTCCGGAGGGCCTGCCGGAGAAGACCGAAAGAGTCATATGTGAGGGCGGCCACGTCATCCGGCACGCTGCCGTATTGCTTCCGGTAGGACTCCACGAACGTCCTGGCCTCTTTCGTGGCCGTTTCCGCGTCGTAGTGGGTGCTGAAGTAGCAGCCGTCGCAGTCCTTTCCGCATGCAGCCGGGAGATCCGCTGTGCCCCATGAGTCGCTGCCGAGGAACAGGGCCTGGATCCCGAGTTTTCTTGCCTGCCGTATCTGACCGGGAACCTCCGTGTAGTGATTAGGGATGAAAATCACGTCCGGCTTGGCATTCCGGATTCTTGTCAGCGGATCCGTGAAGTCCCGGGTACCGGCGGTGTAGGGCTCGTATGCAACGATCTTTCCCCCTCTCCGGATGAACACATCCCGGAACACCTCCGCGATACCCCGGCTGTAGTCCTTCGTTTCGTCGAAGAGGACAGCGGCCGTACCGGCTTTCCGCTCGTCATAGGCGAATTTTGCCAGGACCTGTCCCTGGAACGGATCGATGTAGCACGCCCGGAACACGTATTTCTTGGGTCCCCCCGTCCGGGCGTCCAGAGTCGTTCGGGGAGTGGTGGATGATGGAGATATGAGGACGGTCGCGGCGCTCTCGGCGGCGTCCGAGGCGGGGATGGCGAAACGGCTCTCGTTGGGACCGACGATGGCCACGACCTTGTCGCTGTCGATCAGCTTCCGGGCAGCCTGTGCCGATGCGTCCGCCTTGCCGCCGTTGTCCATGACCAGAAGTTTTACCTTGTATGTCCTGTCCCCGATGGTCAGTCCGCCGCCGTCGTTGATTTCCTTCACGGCCAGCTCGGCGGCGTTTCTGCAGGAGAGACCTACCGCGGATGCCTCTCCGGTCAACTCCGCGATCAGTCCAATCCGGAGGTCCGTCAGGCTGTCGGAGCCGCTGCATCCGGCCAGGAACATAAGAAGCGGGACCAGCAGCGCGGACCGAAGTGTTTTCATCATGAACGGCGTCCTCCCTGTCTGTCGGGGTATGCCCATTTTGATAAAGGAATGTCCGGTGTGAATCAAGGAGAATAAACGGAATCGGAAACCGGGTGTGAAGACCCGGCCTCCGGAAAGGCACGGCGGCGAAACGAAGCCCTTGTGCCTGCGGGGATGCGATGGTAAAGAGAAACCGGTTTCCCGCCGGCCCGCATCCCGTTTTGGCGGATCCCCCTCCCAGCCATGCGCCAGGAGTCTATGGACAACCAGAAGAAAGCCTACGGGTATGCCCTGGCCACGGTATTGCTCTGGTCGACGGTGGCCTCAGCCTTCAAGATCACCCTGCGCTACCTGACGTTCCTGGAGATGCTCTTTCTGGCTTCTCTGACATCCACCGTGGCGATCTTCGGGATCCTGTGCATCCAGGGCAAGCTCGGCCTTCTCGGGGGCATGACCCGCCGGGAGTGGCTACGCTCGGCTCTCCTGGGACTGCTGAATCCGTTCGCCTATTACCTGATCCTCTTCAAGGCATACGACCTCCTCCCCGCCCAGGAGGCCCAGCCCCTGAATTACACCTGGCCGATCATGCTGGTCCTCCTGTCCGCCGTCATCCTTCGCCAAAGGATCCGCGCCGCGAGCATGATCGCGATCCTCCTCAGTTTCGCAGGCGTTCTGGTCGTTTCCACCCAGGGCGACATCCAGAGCCTTCGGTTCACCAACCCGGCGGGAGCGGCCCTGGCCCTTTCCAGCTCCATTCTATGGGCCCTTTTCTGGCTTCTCAACGTGAAAGACACCCGGGACGAGACGCTCAAGCTATTCCTGTGCTTCGTCTTTGGCACGGTCTATACGTCTGCGGCGCTCGCACTGTTTTCCCCTCTCCGGTGCCTTCCCCTCCAGGGCCTTGCGGGGGCCTGCTACATCGGCCTTTTTGAAATGGGCATCACCTTCGTCCTCTGGCTGAAGGCGCTGACCCTGTCCCGGAGCGCCGCCCAGGTCGGCAACCTGATCTACCTTGCCCCGTTTGTTTCTCTCTTTTTCATCGCCGTGACGGTCGGCGAGCCGATCCTTCCCTCCACCGTCCTGGGGCTGTCTCTGATCATGGTGGGAGTGTTGCTCCAGCGGCGCCTGTCATGACTCCGCGAACCGTCCCCGGAGCCGGCCAACCTCCCGGGGCGGTTGTGACAATTTCTTGACAAATGACCGGAATCAAGTTAGCAAATACACGCTTTACCAGTGCCCGCAGTTCATGGGGATGGTCTTTCGGAACCGGACCCTCAGGCTCTTGGCAGAAGCGCTCGTCTTGATCCGGTGTTCGGTCCGGAGGGGGGTTTTCAGACACAACATTCAAAGATCACGGCCGTATGGTCGGAGGGTATGAGTGTTTGTTCCATTCATATCGCACCCCCCCTGCATTCTTTCCCCGGTTCTGTTCGCCTGGCCCGCTTTCCGCGGCGGGTTGTTTCCCTTTTCGTTTCGACTGTACGACCGATGTTCCGATCCATCCGGGAGGCCGCGCCGGGATTTCCTTCCGCGGCGCTGAACGTTGGCAGCGAATACTTTGAAAGGAGGGGGTAACGTGTATTTCGCTACGGAAGTGTTGACACAGTCGAGTGAGCTCCGGAAGAAGTGGGAGGATGCGGTCCGGAAGGTGATCGCCAAGAATGCCGACCAGAAGCCCGAAGCGCTATGGTCCACCGTCTCGGATCTTCCCATTCGGCGGCTCTACGGGCCCGAGGACATCAAGGACATGGACTTCGTCCAGGACATCGGGTATCCCGGCCAGTTCCCGTTCCTCAGGGGCAACCAGGTGACGGGGTACCGGGGGAAGTACTGGACGTTCCGCATGTTCTCAGGCATGGGAGACGCCAAGACGACGAACCAGCGGTGGCACCTGCTCCTCAAGGAGGGACAGACGGGGCTTTCCACGGCCTTCGATTTCCCGACCCTGATGGGGTATGACACCGATTCGCCGAAGGCCCGCGGGGAATGCGGAAAGTGCGGTGTCGCCATCGACACCCTGGAGGATTTTCTCCAGCTTGTTGAGGGCATCCCCATGGATCGGGTGACGACGTCCATGACGATCAACCCACCGGCGACGGCCCTCTGGGCCATGTACTGCGCCGCCGCCGAGATCAGGGGAATTCCCCTGAGCAAGATCGGCGGGACGATCCAGAACGACATGCTCAAGGAGTTCATCGCCCAGAAGACCCTGATGTGCCCGCCCGAGCCGTCGGTGAAGCTGATCAGCGACACCGTCGAGTTCGGAACCAAGCATGTCCCCCGGTGGAACACCATCTCCATCAGCGGGTACCACATCCGGGAAGCCGGCGCCACGGCGGTGCAGGAGCTGGCCTTTACGCTCCGGGACGGCATGGAATATGTGGAGGACGTCATCCGCCGCAAGGGGCTGGACGTCGATTCCTTTGCGCCCCGGCTGTCCTTCTTCTTCAATTCCCACATCGATTTCTTCGAGGAGATCGCCAAGCTCAGGGCGGCCCGGAGAATCTGGGCCAAGGCCATGAGGGACCGCTACAAGGCCAAGGACGAGCGGTCCTGGTGGATGCGGTTCCACACGCAGACGGCGGGCTGCTCCCTGACGGCCCAGCAGCCCTACAACAACGTCGTCCGCACGGCCACCGAGGCCCTGGCGGCCGTCCTGGGCGGGACCCAGTCGCTCCACACGAACTCCCTGGACGAGGTGCTCTGCCTGCCCTCGGACCATGCCGTTCAGATCGCCCTCCGGACACAGCAGATCATCGCGGAGGAAACGGGGGCGGCCAACACCATCGATCCGCTGGCGGGTTCCTACTTCGTCGAGGCCCTGACCAACGAGATGGAGGAGAAGGCCTGGGAGTACATCCACAAGATCGACGAAATGGGCGGTATGGTCGCCGCCATCGAGAAGGGCTTCCCCCAGTTGGAGATTGCCGACTCGGCGTACAAGT
This region includes:
- a CDS encoding ABC transporter substrate-binding protein, producing MMKTLRSALLVPLLMFLAGCSGSDSLTDLRIGLIAELTGEASAVGLSCRNAAELAVKEINDGGGLTIGDRTYKVKLLVMDNGGKADASAQAARKLIDSDKVVAIVGPNESRFAIPASDAAESAATVLISPSSTTPRTTLDARTGGPKKYVFRACYIDPFQGQVLAKFAYDERKAGTAAVLFDETKDYSRGIAEVFRDVFIRRGGKIVAYEPYTAGTRDFTDPLTRIRNAKPDVIFIPNHYTEVPGQIRQARKLGIQALFLGSDSWGTADLPAACGKDCDGCYFSTHYDAETATKEARTFVESYRKQYGSVPDDVAALTYDSFGLLRQALRTGGRLDRQAVRDALARIPRYEGVTGVMEFREGSGDPIKSAVIMKIQDGRFVWFANVNP
- a CDS encoding methylmalonyl-CoA mutase family protein — encoded protein: MYFATEVLTQSSELRKKWEDAVRKVIAKNADQKPEALWSTVSDLPIRRLYGPEDIKDMDFVQDIGYPGQFPFLRGNQVTGYRGKYWTFRMFSGMGDAKTTNQRWHLLLKEGQTGLSTAFDFPTLMGYDTDSPKARGECGKCGVAIDTLEDFLQLVEGIPMDRVTTSMTINPPATALWAMYCAAAEIRGIPLSKIGGTIQNDMLKEFIAQKTLMCPPEPSVKLISDTVEFGTKHVPRWNTISISGYHIREAGATAVQELAFTLRDGMEYVEDVIRRKGLDVDSFAPRLSFFFNSHIDFFEEIAKLRAARRIWAKAMRDRYKAKDERSWWMRFHTQTAGCSLTAQQPYNNVVRTATEALAAVLGGTQSLHTNSLDEVLCLPSDHAVQIALRTQQIIAEETGAANTIDPLAGSYFVEALTNEMEEKAWEYIHKIDEMGGMVAAIEKGFPQLEIADSAYKYQRQIDAGEKIMIGINKYLTADEAPIPFLEIDDSVEKEQIERLSAVRRKRDNKTVKRCLDDLKGACKKGENVMPYCIEAVKNLASVQEICDVYREVFGEYRDPGLY
- a CDS encoding DMT family transporter, coding for MDNQKKAYGYALATVLLWSTVASAFKITLRYLTFLEMLFLASLTSTVAIFGILCIQGKLGLLGGMTRREWLRSALLGLLNPFAYYLILFKAYDLLPAQEAQPLNYTWPIMLVLLSAVILRQRIRAASMIAILLSFAGVLVVSTQGDIQSLRFTNPAGAALALSSSILWALFWLLNVKDTRDETLKLFLCFVFGTVYTSAALALFSPLRCLPLQGLAGACYIGLFEMGITFVLWLKALTLSRSAAQVGNLIYLAPFVSLFFIAVTVGEPILPSTVLGLSLIMVGVLLQRRLS